In the Halorubrum ruber genome, GATCACCGACTACAACGAACAAAACGCCGGCTTCTCGCAGGCGTCCGAACAGCTCGCAAACGGCGACATCGACGCGGCATTCGTCGTTGGCGGCTGGCCGGTCGGCGCGATTGAAGACCTCGCGAACACGAACGACGTCAACATCGTTCCCATCACGGGCGAGAACCGTGCGGCCGTCAAGGACGCCGCCTCGTGGTTCGCCGACGACACGATCCCCGCCGGGACGTACACCGGCGTCGACGAGGCCGTTGAGACCGTCGCGGTGCAGGCGATGATCGCTACGAACTCGGGCGTGCCCGCCGACACCGTCGAATCGGTGACTGCGGCCATCTTCGACAACCTCGACGAACTGTCGATCAAGACGGAGTTCATCACCGTCGACAGCGCACAGGACGGGATGTCGATCGAACTCCACGAGGGTGCGGCGGCGTACTTCGACGCCTGATCGGCGCCGATCGACGCACACTGACACACCGTTCGCGCTCGCGTCTCGTGATCGAGACGCGGCGCACCCACACCCTGCTCGATACCACAACACTCACTCCACACTCAACAACCACACGTGGTAACACGTCACATACCCTCACGATTCCGGCTGGCTCCGGCGCTGGCGGTGGTAGCGCTCGCGCTGGTCGTGGCGCTCGCCGGCGTCGCCCTCGCTGCTCCGACTGGCCAGGTGCTCGTCGTCGAGGACATCGACACGGGAGAACACTACATCACACAGCCCGTCGACAACGGAAGTACGGTCGCGCTGGAGTACACCCACAGCGTCGAGAAGACCCCCGTGTACGACGAGTATCGTGTCGAGGGGGACACCCTCGTGAACACACGTATGGAGTTCCAATCGTACGGCTGGGGGCTCCCGTCGGGCGTAAACGTAACGAACGTTAACGGTACCTTCGTATACGATCCGCCGGGACCGATCATGACGCTCGAAACGCTTTCGGTCTCACCCGGCCGGATCGCGAACCACTCCCTGATCGTCGAGGATCAGCAGTATGACTTGGTTGCGGAGACGAACGCCACCGACGTTCGCATTCGCGTCGAGCACCGGACGCTAACGGACGTATTCCAATGAGCACGAATACCACACAACCCGGCGAAGGCGAGGAGATTTCCAGAGAGGAGGCCGACGAGATCATCGACGAGATCGAGCGCCGGCGGTCGTTACACGGGCTCGCCGCCCTTGCCGTCGCCGTGATCGGAATCTCTTTTTCCCTGTTCCAGCTGGTGCTCGCGGCGCGGAGCTTCACGTTCGTGGTTCCCCTCCCGTTCGTCGAGGACTTTCAGGTCTCGTTACAGCTGCTACAGGCTAACGCGATCCACGTCGCGTTCGCGCTCGTGCTCACGTTCCTGATGTTCCCCGCGAGCATGGGCGACGGGTTCGTCTCGCAGAATTTGGGACGCCTTGCCGACGGCGTCGAGGACGCGTTCGGTTCCGACGGCCCGCTCGCGACAGCGGTCAATCGGATTCGAGGAGCGTTCCGCTGGGCGTTTTTGGATCCCAATCGGAGCCGCGTCACCCCCTTCGACGTGCTCTGTATGATCGCGTCCGGGCTCTCCGCGTTCTACTTCCTGACGGAGTTCGCGGAGATTCAGGACATGCGCTTTTTCGGCCTCGAAGGCGGCCGACCGGTCACCGGTGTCTACCCGTTCCTCGAGCCGATTCTGGGCGGGATCCCGTTCATCAGCGAGTACTCGTACGCGATGATTCTGGGTGTTCTCGGCGTCCTTCTGGTGCTCGAAGCCACTCGACGGACGCTCGGGCTCCCGCTCATGCTCATCGTCGCCAGCTTCATCGTCTACGCCCGGTGGGGGTACCTGATAAGCAGTAGCACGCCGTTCCTCGGACTGCTCGCGATCCCGGAGCTCACCTGGCCGGACATCGTTCAGAACCTCTGGTACAACACCGAAAACGGGGTGTTCGGTATTCCGGTAACCGTCTCCGTTAGCTTCATCTACATCTTCATCCTGTTCGGGTCGTTCCTGGAGATGAGCGGTGCGGGCCAGTGGTTCATCGACCTCGCGTATGCCGTCACCGGTCACCGAAAGGGTGGCCCCGCGAAGGCGAGCATCCTCGCGAGCGGCTTCATGGGGACCATCTCGGGCTCGTCGATCGCGAACACGGTCACCACGGGCGCGTTCACGATACCGCTCATGAAGCGATCGGGATACTCGCCCGAGTTCTCCGGCGCGGTCGAGGCCTCGGCGTCCTCCGGCGGACAGATCCTCCCGCCGGTGATGGGGGCGGCGGCGTTCCTCATGGTCCAGTACACCGCCACGCCGTTCCGGGAGATCATCATCCTCGCGACCATCCCCGCTATCGTCTTCTTCTTCGGCGTCTGGGTGATGGTCCACCTCAAGGCGGTTCAGGAAGGTATCGGGGGGATCGAAGACGCGGAGTCCGAGTCACTCGGGACACACCTGGCGCGCGGGTGGTTCTACCTCGTGCCGATCGTGCTCCTCCTCTACTACCTCATCGGTGCGCGACTCTCGGTGTCTCGCTCCGCGTGGTTCACGCTCGTGGCGCTGGTGTCACTTATCACGTTTCTCGCGGCGTACAGCGAGGAGACCCGCGCGTTCCTCCTCAGTTCGATCGCGGTCCTCTTCGGCGTCGAGCTAGCGAGCTACGTCGTGGCGGGCGTTCCGGTGAGCGGTCTGGTGGGTGGTAACGCCGGCGCGGGGATCCCGATCGCGGAGGCGTTCTCGATAGTCGGCCCGCGGATCGGTTGGTACGCGATGCTCGCCGGCACGGTGACGATGCTCGTGTACTCGGACGTCCAGTCCAAGGTGCTCGACCTCAATCCCACCGTCCAGAACGCGGCCGAATCGGCCGGCGATCGAGCCGGCCGAGACCTCGGTGACAACCAGCTGTTCCGGGTCGGGACGTTCGTCGTCAAGTCGATGGAGGAGGGCGCTCGAACGGCCGTTCCGGTCGTCATCGCGGTCGCGGCCGCCGGGATCATCCCCGGCGTCATCAGCGTCTCCGGGCTCGGCCCGAACCTCACCTCCCTCCTCTTGGCGCTCTCCGGCGGGTCGATCGTCGTCATGCTGCTCGTGACGGCCGTCGCGAGCATCATCCTCGGAATGGGGATGCCGACGACGGTCACCTACATCATCCTCATCTCGATGCTGGCGACGCCGCTCGTCGAGTTCGGTATCCCGGAGCTGGCCGCACACCTGTTCATCCTCTACTTCGGCGTCATCGCCGACATCACGCCGCCGGTGGCCGTGGCGGCGTACGCCGCGAGCGGCGTCGCAAAGTCGGACCCGTTCGAGACCGGAGTGAAGGCGTTCTCGCTGTCGCTGAACAAGGCGATCGTTCCCTTCGCGTTCGTGCTCGCGCCGGGGATCGTCCTGCTACGTGAGAAGGCGAACGCCGCCGATCTACCGCTCCGCGACCGATACCGTGTGGTCAACTTCTCCGACCTCGCGGAGCTGTCGTACTCGGTGCCCGAGATCCTCGTCCCCGTCGTCGGCGTCTTCCTCGGCGTGGTCGCCCTCGGCGCCACCATCATCGGAACGCTGTACACTCGGGTCGACCGGTTCGGTCGAATCGCGTTCGCGCTCAGCTCCCTCCTGTTGATGGCGCCGGGGATGCTCTCTACGTCCGTCTTCGACATGCTCGCGCTCGTCGACGTGACCGTCTCCGTCAACGCGCTCCTGCTTGACGTGACGCTGCGCGGTGTCGGGCTCGTGTTGTTCGTGCTGTTCACGCTTCGGAACCGGCGAGCGTTCGACAGCGAGGGCGACGAACCGCCGGGAACCGACA is a window encoding:
- a CDS encoding DUF1850 domain-containing protein, with the protein product MVALALVVALAGVALAAPTGQVLVVEDIDTGEHYITQPVDNGSTVALEYTHSVEKTPVYDEYRVEGDTLVNTRMEFQSYGWGLPSGVNVTNVNGTFVYDPPGPIMTLETLSVSPGRIANHSLIVEDQQYDLVAETNATDVRIRVEHRTLTDVFQ
- a CDS encoding TRAP transporter permease, producing the protein MSTNTTQPGEGEEISREEADEIIDEIERRRSLHGLAALAVAVIGISFSLFQLVLAARSFTFVVPLPFVEDFQVSLQLLQANAIHVAFALVLTFLMFPASMGDGFVSQNLGRLADGVEDAFGSDGPLATAVNRIRGAFRWAFLDPNRSRVTPFDVLCMIASGLSAFYFLTEFAEIQDMRFFGLEGGRPVTGVYPFLEPILGGIPFISEYSYAMILGVLGVLLVLEATRRTLGLPLMLIVASFIVYARWGYLISSSTPFLGLLAIPELTWPDIVQNLWYNTENGVFGIPVTVSVSFIYIFILFGSFLEMSGAGQWFIDLAYAVTGHRKGGPAKASILASGFMGTISGSSIANTVTTGAFTIPLMKRSGYSPEFSGAVEASASSGGQILPPVMGAAAFLMVQYTATPFREIIILATIPAIVFFFGVWVMVHLKAVQEGIGGIEDAESESLGTHLARGWFYLVPIVLLLYYLIGARLSVSRSAWFTLVALVSLITFLAAYSEETRAFLLSSIAVLFGVELASYVVAGVPVSGLVGGNAGAGIPIAEAFSIVGPRIGWYAMLAGTVTMLVYSDVQSKVLDLNPTVQNAAESAGDRAGRDLGDNQLFRVGTFVVKSMEEGARTAVPVVIAVAAAGIIPGVISVSGLGPNLTSLLLALSGGSIVVMLLVTAVASIILGMGMPTTVTYIILISMLATPLVEFGIPELAAHLFILYFGVIADITPPVAVAAYAASGVAKSDPFETGVKAFSLSLNKAIVPFAFVLAPGIVLLREKANAADLPLRDRYRVVNFSDLAELSYSVPEILVPVVGVFLGVVALGATIIGTLYTRVDRFGRIAFALSSLLLMAPGMLSTSVFDMLALVDVTVSVNALLLDVTLRGVGLVLFVLFTLRNRRAFDSEGDEPPGTDRTTRSAEAAAGSEST